A window of the Cucurbita pepo subsp. pepo cultivar mu-cu-16 chromosome LG01, ASM280686v2, whole genome shotgun sequence genome harbors these coding sequences:
- the LOC111793201 gene encoding calmodulin-like protein 1 has product MFIPTLQASMAKYEASEMMKKYPRNGDDVQLKSFIVRDSTQVNDQGKISKIQKDNKNVVLKLSSNTHPKTFKLQFSREQMKEIFRYHDSDKDGFLNLRELTKAFAFLGSIIPFEKASYGMTYADANKDGLISEAELDKLVDYA; this is encoded by the coding sequence ATGTTTATTCCAACCCTTCAAGCTTCCATGGCTAAGTATGAAGCAAGTGAGATGATGAAGAAGTATCCTAGAAATGGGGATGATGTTCaactaaaatcttttattgTTCGAGATTCAACTCAAGTCAACGATCAAGGCAAGATATcgaaaatccaaaaagataACAAGAATGTTGTGCTCAAGCTTAGTTCAAATACTCACCCAAAGACATTTAAGTTGCAATTTAGTCGAGAGCAGATGAAGGAGATCTTTAGATATCATGATAGCGACAAAGATGGTTTTCTCAATCTAAGGGAGCTAACAAAAGCTTTTGCTTTTCTAGGCTCAATTATTCCATTTGAGAAAGCTTCCTATGGCATGACATATGCTGATGCAAATAAAGATGGCCTTATCAGCGAGGCTGAACTTGACAAACTCGTTGATTATGCCtag